One genomic window of Vicugna pacos chromosome 18, VicPac4, whole genome shotgun sequence includes the following:
- the TFAP4 gene encoding transcription factor AP-4 has protein sequence MEYFMVPTQKVPSLQHFRKTEKEVIGGLCSLANIPLTPETQRDQERRIRREIANSNERRRMQSINAGFQSLKTLIPHTDGEKLSKAAILQQTAEYIFSLEQEKTRLLQQNTQLKRFIQELSGSSPKRRRAEDKDEGIGSPDIWEDEKAEDLRREMIELRQQLDKERSVRMMLEEQVRSLEAHMYPEKLKVIAQQVQLQQQQEQVRLLHQEKLEREQQHLRTQLLPTPAPTHHPTVIVPAPAPPPSHHINVVTMGPSSVINSVSTSRQNLDTIVQAIQHIEGTQERQEQEEEQRRAVIVKPVRSCPEAHASDTASDSEASDSDAMDQSREEPAGNGGLP, from the exons ATGGAGTATTTCATGGTGCCCACTCAGAAGGTGCCCTCTTTGCAACATTtcaggaaaacagagaaagaagtgaTAGGAGGGCTCTGTAG CCTTGCCAACATTCCACTGACGCCTGAGACTCAGCGGGACCAGGAGCGGCGGATTCGGCGGGAGATCGCCAACAGCAACGAGCGGAGGCGCATGCAGAGCATCAATGCGGGCTTCCAGTCCCTTAAGACCCTTATCCCACACACAGATGGAGAGAAGCTCAGCAAG GCAGCCATTCTCCAGCAGACAGCGGAATACATCTTCTCCCTGGAACAGGAGAAGACCAGGCTCCTGCAGCAGAATACACAGCTCAAGCGCTTTATCCAG GAGCTGAGCGGCTCATCCCCCAAGCGGCGGCGGGCAGAGGACAAGGATGAGGGCATTGGCTCGCCGGACATCTGGGAGGACGAGAAGGCAGAGGACCTGCGGCGGGAGATGATCGAGCTCCGGCAGCAGCTGGACAAGGAGCGCTCAGTGCGCATGATGCTGGAGGAGCAG GTGCGCTCGCTGGAGGCCCATATGTACCCGGAAAAGCTCAAGGTGATCGCACAGCAGGtgcagctgcagcagcagcaggagcaggtgCGGCTGCtgcaccaggagaagctggagcGGGAGCAGCAGCACCTGCGGACCCAG CTCCTGCCTACTCCggcccccacccaccaccccacgGTGATCGTGCCGGCACCGgcgcccccaccctcccaccacaTCAACGTCGTCACCATGGGCCCCTCCTCGGTCATCAATTCTGTTTCTACATCCCGGCAAAATCTGGACACCATCGTGCAG gcGATCCAGCACATTGAGGGCACCCAGGAAaggcaggagcaggaggaggagcagcGGCGAGCGGTCATCGTGAAGCCAGTCCGCAGCTGCCCCGAGGCCCACGCCTCCGACACCGCCTCTGATTCAGAGGCCTCGGACAGCGACGCCATGGACCAGAGCCGGGAGGAGCCGGCGGGGAACGGGGGGCTTCCCTGA